A single window of uncultured Methanospirillum sp. DNA harbors:
- a CDS encoding DUF4276 family protein — MILKKRSIEGLIRKHLFEKTGQKIGVTAININGYGNFIRDLPQKAKKFITGPDKDEILAVVGLMDLYKTPYTHEVNCPIRERILQETQYFEELISQDQFRMFFAVHEYEAWLLSDFEKFDPAIKSRIASHARNPEEVNTDEPPSKFLKRLYSEYLHREYKKTVDGKVLMGRIDPEKVYEKCPNYRAMVDFLVSLV, encoded by the coding sequence GTGATACTGAAAAAAAGGTCTATTGAGGGTCTAATCAGAAAACACCTCTTTGAAAAAACAGGGCAGAAGATCGGAGTTACAGCGATCAACATTAATGGATATGGAAATTTTATCCGTGATCTGCCCCAAAAAGCTAAAAAATTTATCACCGGACCTGATAAGGATGAGATACTTGCAGTTGTCGGGCTGATGGATCTCTATAAGACACCGTATACCCATGAAGTCAACTGTCCAATACGTGAACGTATTCTGCAGGAAACCCAATATTTTGAAGAATTAATTTCACAGGATCAATTCAGGATGTTTTTTGCTGTGCATGAGTATGAAGCCTGGCTTTTATCAGATTTTGAAAAGTTCGATCCCGCAATCAAGAGCAGGATCGCTTCACATGCCCGCAATCCTGAAGAGGTGAATACTGATGAACCACCGTCAAAATTCCTGAAGCGTTTATATTCAGAATATTTACATAGAGAATACAAGAAGACTGTTGATGGAAAAGTCCTGATGGGTAGGATTGATCCAGAAAAAGTATATGAGAAATGCCCGAATTATCGTGCTATGGTTGATTTTTTAGTTTCTCTTGTGTAG
- a CDS encoding solute carrier family 23 protein — translation MQPSNLEYAADDIPAYPTMFLLGLQHLGIVATAFIFPIIVARTANLETGAAAFFVSMSMLSNGIACIFQAIKHPEFGSGFLIPRVNGPNFVSASVLALQGGGLSLLCGMTAFSGILQALLSRIVYKLRILFPVEVTGLVIMMLGVTVIPYALPNFFGMSNINSTPHPLATLIAIITLLVTVSVTVWGKGSLKLFPVIVGMAVGYALCISLGIAGDDPVGKIACSPLVALPNISYFGLSFKADLIIPFTIAALVTFVKSIGEFSICQRINNPEWKRPDMKNIRSGLFADGIASCIGGLLGGMGQTGSSSNIGLSIATRSTSRYIGFVTGGILIILAFVPILATIFLIMPGPVIGGTIIYVAGFIIVGGIQTITSRMLDARKILVIGISFIFGTSVYLIPNAYSGVPTLIKPIFDSALSLATIIAIILNLLMRIGIREKVAITLDPDGNIYEQIFTLMERQGEAWAARKEVIVRMATALTEGSELIVYHLLSSGPVKISVSFDEYNLDAHISYSGKLLPLPEKPPGEEEILNDPSLMTGLGGFLIRKHADTVSSSSFDGHSLLKIHMDH, via the coding sequence ATGCAGCCTTCGAACCTTGAATACGCCGCTGATGATATACCAGCATATCCTACGATGTTTCTGCTTGGGCTGCAACATTTAGGTATCGTAGCCACTGCTTTTATATTTCCAATCATTGTCGCCAGGACTGCAAATCTTGAGACCGGTGCTGCAGCCTTTTTTGTCTCAATGTCCATGCTCTCCAATGGCATTGCGTGTATATTTCAAGCAATAAAACATCCCGAGTTTGGATCCGGCTTCCTCATCCCCCGCGTAAATGGCCCAAACTTTGTTTCTGCTTCCGTATTGGCCCTTCAGGGTGGAGGCCTTTCACTCCTTTGTGGGATGACGGCCTTCTCCGGTATACTACAGGCTCTCCTCTCCCGGATAGTCTATAAACTTCGTATCCTCTTCCCGGTAGAAGTGACTGGCCTTGTGATCATGATGCTTGGAGTTACTGTGATTCCCTATGCATTGCCTAATTTTTTTGGAATGAGCAACATAAACTCCACCCCTCATCCTCTGGCAACACTTATCGCAATAATCACCCTCCTGGTTACGGTAAGTGTAACCGTGTGGGGGAAAGGTAGTCTTAAACTCTTTCCAGTTATCGTTGGAATGGCGGTCGGCTATGCCTTATGCATCAGTCTCGGTATCGCCGGCGATGATCCAGTTGGGAAAATCGCATGTTCACCACTCGTTGCGTTACCCAATATCTCATATTTTGGCCTTTCCTTTAAAGCTGATCTCATCATTCCATTTACTATCGCTGCTCTTGTTACGTTTGTAAAAAGTATCGGCGAATTTTCTATCTGCCAACGAATCAACAATCCGGAGTGGAAACGACCGGATATGAAGAATATCAGGTCCGGTCTCTTTGCAGATGGCATTGCATCATGTATCGGAGGTCTTTTAGGTGGAATGGGGCAGACAGGTTCTTCTTCGAATATCGGTCTCTCAATAGCCACCCGCTCGACCAGCAGGTACATCGGATTTGTTACTGGTGGAATTCTCATCATTCTCGCCTTTGTTCCCATTCTTGCCACGATTTTCCTTATTATGCCAGGTCCGGTAATAGGGGGGACGATAATTTATGTTGCCGGATTTATTATCGTCGGAGGTATTCAGACGATCACTTCACGGATGCTTGACGCCCGGAAAATATTAGTCATCGGAATTTCATTTATTTTTGGAACCAGCGTTTATCTTATCCCAAATGCCTATTCAGGTGTTCCCACCCTCATAAAACCGATATTTGATTCAGCCCTCTCACTTGCTACGATTATAGCAATAATTCTCAATCTTCTCATGAGAATCGGAATCAGGGAAAAAGTCGCGATCACTCTAGATCCTGATGGGAATATTTATGAACAGATCTTCACTCTGATGGAGAGACAGGGTGAAGCCTGGGCTGCAAGAAAAGAGGTGATCGTTCGGATGGCTACTGCCTTAACCGAGGGATCTGAACTTATTGTATATCACCTGTTATCTTCCGGTCCGGTAAAAATTTCAGTCTCATTTGATGAATATAATTTAGATGCTCATATATCCTATTCCGGGAAACTCCTCCCCTTACCTGAAAAACCACCAGGTGAAGAGGAGATTCTAAATGACCCCTCTTTGATGACCGGGCTTGGAGGATTTCTTATTCGAAAACATGCTGATACCGTTAGTTCATCATCATTTGATGGCCACTCACTATTGAAGATCCATATGGATCATTAA
- a CDS encoding isoprenylcysteine carboxylmethyltransferase family protein: protein MIFSQAFTSSYTPIWYITLILWIISELYLVFRDRNTTKKQDQGSRRKIGLAVITGIVLSFLIGYNPLFQFPFDPDTIMGISIAIMWAGIIIRFLAIRTLGRHFRTIIHIRDDHTIVNTGLYRYIRHPAYLGSIISAFGVTMVFQNILIPIIVVGVLIPAVLIRISYEEAALCDHLGPAYGEYMKETWRLIPFIY, encoded by the coding sequence ATGATCTTCTCTCAGGCTTTCACCTCATCGTATACCCCAATCTGGTACATAACCCTCATCCTCTGGATCATCAGTGAACTCTACCTGGTATTCCGGGACCGGAACACCACAAAAAAGCAGGATCAGGGCTCCCGGAGAAAGATCGGGCTTGCTGTCATCACCGGAATAGTTCTCTCATTTCTCATAGGATACAATCCGCTTTTCCAGTTCCCATTCGATCCTGACACAATCATGGGTATCAGCATCGCCATCATGTGGGCCGGAATCATCATCAGGTTCCTGGCAATCAGGACACTGGGCCGTCATTTCCGAACCATCATTCATATCAGAGATGACCATACCATCGTCAACACCGGATTATACCGATATATCAGACACCCTGCCTATCTCGGATCCATCATCAGTGCATTCGGAGTTACCATGGTCTTTCAGAATATTCTCATTCCCATCATTGTTGTGGGAGTTCTCATACCCGCAGTTCTAATCAGGATATCATATGAAGAAGCAGCCCTCTGTGATCATCTGGGACCGGCATATGGAGAATACATGAAAGAGACCTGGAGATTGATACCGTTTATCTACTGA